The genomic window CGCAGGGTGGTGAAGGCGGGCGACGAAATCCTCCTGTCGGCCATGGAGCACCACGCCAACATCGTGCCCTGGCAGATGCTGGCCGAGGAGAAGGGCGCCACCATCAAGGTCATCCCCATGAACGATGCGGGCGAGCTGCTCCTCGATTCGCTCGATGAGCTCCTGACCGAGCGCACGAAGATCGTCGGCGTGGTCCATGTCAGCAATGTCCTCGGCACCGTGAATCCCGTGAAGGAGATCATCGCCCGGGCCCACGCCAAGGGCGTGCCCGTCCTGGTGGACGGCGCCCAGGCCGTACCTCACCTGAAGGTGGATGTGAAGGACCTGGACGCCGACTTTTATGTCTTCAGCGGCCACAAGCTCTCCGGCCCCACGGGCATCGGCGTGCTCTACGGGAAGCTGGCCCTCCTCGAGGCCATGCCGCCCTGGCATGGCGGGGGCAACATGATCCGCTCCGTCTCCTGGGAGAAGACCACCTACATGGCCGCCCCGGGGAAGTTCGAGGCGGGCACGCCGCCCATCGCCGCGGCCATCGGCCTGGGTGCGGCCATCGACTACCTCGAGACCCTCGGCCTGGATCGCATCGCCGCCCACGAGCACGACCTGCTGGTCTACGCCACCGAGCGCCTGACGGGCATCCCCGGCCTGCGCATCCTGGGGACCGCCAAGGACAAGGCCAGCGTGATCTCCTTCGTGGTGGACGGCATCCATCCCCACGACATGGGCAGCCTGCTGGACGGCGAGGGCGTCGTGGTCCGCGCCGGCCACCACTGCGCCCAGCCCGTCATGACCCGCTTCAAGGTCCCCGCCACCACCCGCGCCTCCTTCGCGTACTTCAACACCCGCGAGGAAGTGGATGTGCTCATTTCCGCCGTATTGAAGGCGATCGAGTTGTTCAAATGAGCGACCCCCGCGAGCTGTACCAGCAGGTGATCCTGGAACACAACAAGAAGCCCCGGAACTTCGGGAAGCTTGAAGCCTGCACCCACCACGCGGAGGGGCACAATCCGCTCTGCGGGGACCAGTTGGACCTGACCCTGGTGATCGAGGACGGCCTGGTGCAGGAGATCAAGTTCCAAGGCAGCGGCTGCGCCATCGATGTGGCCAGCGCCAGCCTCATGACCGGCGCTGTGAAAGGTCGGCCCGTGGCCGAGGCCGAGGCCATGGCCGAGCAGTTCCGCGGCATGGTGCGCGGCGAGCTGGAGCCCGGCGCCCAGACGCCCCTCCTGGGAAAGCTCACCCTCTTCAGCGGGGTCAAGGATCTGCCCAGCCGCGTGAAGTGCGCCGTCCTCCCCTGGGCCACCCTCCACGCCGCGCTCAAGGGCGAAGCCGAAGCCTCGACGGAATAGCCATGCCAAAAATCGCTGAAATCGAATACACCCCCAACCCCAACGCGGTGAAGTTCGTGTTGAAGGAATCCGTGGCCGTGGGCTTCCCCAAGTCCTTCCCCAATGCGGAAACCGCCGAGCACGACGAACTGGCCAAGAACCTCTTCGCCGTGGGGAATGTCACTTCCGTCTTCATGCAGGACAAGTTCCTCACCGTCACCAAGACCGACGACAAGGGCTGGCCCGAGATGCTGCCCCTGCTCGCCGCGCCCATCCGCGCGGCCGCGGGCGCGGGTGGGGGCCAGGCCAGCGCCCCGGGAGCGCCGCGAGTCTTCACCAAGATC from Geothrix sp. includes these protein-coding regions:
- a CDS encoding cysteine desulfurase, with the protein product MSVDLKTLDMAAVRKDFPLLSRILHGKPVVYLDSAVSGQMPIPVIDRMTRYQREEHTNVHRGVSTLSQEATDFYEAAREKVRRFISAGSVKEIVWTRGTTESINLVAQTFGRRVVKAGDEILLSAMEHHANIVPWQMLAEEKGATIKVIPMNDAGELLLDSLDELLTERTKIVGVVHVSNVLGTVNPVKEIIARAHAKGVPVLVDGAQAVPHLKVDVKDLDADFYVFSGHKLSGPTGIGVLYGKLALLEAMPPWHGGGNMIRSVSWEKTTYMAAPGKFEAGTPPIAAAIGLGAAIDYLETLGLDRIAAHEHDLLVYATERLTGIPGLRILGTAKDKASVISFVVDGIHPHDMGSLLDGEGVVVRAGHHCAQPVMTRFKVPATTRASFAYFNTREEVDVLISAVLKAIELFK
- the sufU gene encoding Fe-S cluster assembly sulfur transfer protein SufU, whose amino-acid sequence is MSDPRELYQQVILEHNKKPRNFGKLEACTHHAEGHNPLCGDQLDLTLVIEDGLVQEIKFQGSGCAIDVASASLMTGAVKGRPVAEAEAMAEQFRGMVRGELEPGAQTPLLGKLTLFSGVKDLPSRVKCAVLPWATLHAALKGEAEASTE
- a CDS encoding NifU family protein encodes the protein MPKIAEIEYTPNPNAVKFVLKESVAVGFPKSFPNAETAEHDELAKNLFAVGNVTSVFMQDKFLTVTKTDDKGWPEMLPLLAAPIRAAAGAGGGQASAPGAPRVFTKIEDENDPMLKDIRMVLESAILPALAADGGGLELVGRHEKQVMIRYMGACGSCPASLTGTLVAIEGMLQKEVDPEIVVISV